Proteins encoded within one genomic window of Paroedura picta isolate Pp20150507F chromosome 17, Ppicta_v3.0, whole genome shotgun sequence:
- the SEC14L5 gene encoding SEC14-like protein 5 has product MVQKYQSPVRVYKYPFELVMAAYEKRFPTCPEIPVFLGSEILRESRSEDGATHVIERSCKLNVDAPRLLKKIAGVEFVFFIQKNTVNWKERTLLIEAQNETFASRVVVLEICNYSVHPENEDWTCFEQSASLDIKSFFGFENTVEKIAMKQYTANIKRGKEVIEHYLKELISQGITFIPRWTPPAVCEKVASQAPSQHENSKAPSESGTQGSDKGNGGTCPSAESSPPDADKLDADYIERCLGQLTPMQESCLIRLRQWLQETHKGKIPRDEHILRFLRARDFHIDKAREMLCQSLTWRKQYQVDYILQTWRPPPLLEEYYTGGWHYQDRDGRPLYILRLGQMDTKGLVKALGEESLLRHVLSINEEGQKRCEENTSLLGRPITSWTCLVDLEGLNMRHLWRPGVKALLRIIEVVEDNYPETLGRLLIVRAPRVFPVLWTLVSPFINENTRQKFLIYSGNNYQGPGGLVDYLDKDVIPDFLGGECVCNVPEGGLVPKSLYQTDEEPETSDHIRLWTETIYHSASIFKGAPHEIVVEILEGESVITWDFDILKGDVAFSLFHSKRAPETSRKEAAVASTLSTGENVQLIGKSWALGVDYSRVESPLVCREGESIQGSHVTRWPGFYILQWKMHSPVACAGSSLSRVDDVLASLQVSNHKCKMMYYYEVLASKEFRGSMSSLESCHSGFSQLSGATTSSNQSQSSSLISR; this is encoded by the exons ATGGTGCAAAAATATCAGTCCCCTGTTAGAGTCTACAAGTACCCCTTTGAGCTCGTCATGGCG GCTTACGAAAAGCGCTTCCCCACCTGTCCGGAGATCCCGGTTTTCCTGGGCAGCGAGATCCTCCGGGAATCCAGGAGCGAGGACGGGGCCACTCATGTCATCGAGCGGAGCTGCAAATTAAACGTCGACGCGCCACGGTTGCTGAAGAAG ATTGCCGGCGTCGAGTTTGTATTTTTCATCCAGAAGAACACGGTGAACTGGAAGGAGCGAACTCTCCTCATCGAAGCCCAGAACGAGACCTTCGCCAGCCGGGTGGTCGTCCTAGAGATCTGCAACTACTCA GTCCACCCCGAGAACGAAGACTGGACTTGCTTCGAGCAGTCTGCTTCTCTGGACATCAAATCGTTTTTTGGCTTCGAGAACACTGTGGAGAAGATTGCCATGAAGCAGTACACAGCGAACATCAAGCGG GGTAAAGAGGTGATTGAGCATTATCTGAAGGAGCTGATTTCCCAGGGCATCACGTTCATCCCCCGGTGGACCCCTCCAGCGGTCTGCGAGAAGGTGGCCAGCCAGGCTCCGTCACAGCATGAAAACAGCAAAGCGCCGTCCGAATCCGGAACGCAAGGAAGCGACAAAGGGAACGGAGGCACCTGTCCTTCCGCTGAGTCGTCCCCCCCTGACG CTGACAAACTGGACGCCGATTACATAGAAAGATGCCTGGGCCAGTTGACCCCCATGCAAGAAAGCTGCCTCATCCGACTCCGCCAGTGGCTGCAAGAAACGCACAAAGGCAAG ATCCCCAGGGACGAGCACATCCTGCGCTTCCTGAGGGCCCGCGACTTCCACATCGACAAGGCCCGGGAGATGCTCTGCCAGTCGCTGACCTGGCGCAAGCAGTACCAGGTGGACTACATCTTGCAAACGTGGAGGCCGCCCCCTCTGCTGGAGGAGTACTACACTGGAGGCTGGCACTACCAGGACAGAG aTGGACGGCCCCTCTACATCCTGCGCCTCGGCCAGATGGACACCAAAGGGCTCGTGAAAGCCCTGGGAGAGGAGTCGCTCCTTCGTCAC gtGCTGTCCATTAACGAGGAGGGACAGAAGAGGTGCGAGGAGAACACCAGCCTCTTGGGCCGCCCCATCAC GTCCTGGACCTGCCTCGTCGACCTCGAAGGGCTCAACATGCGGCATCTCTGGCGGCCGGGGGTCAAAGCCCTCCTGAGGATTATCGAGGTGGTCGAGGACAACTACCCCGAGACCCTCGGGAGGCTCCTGATCGTGCGCGCCCCCAGAGTCTTCCCGGTCCTGTGGACCCTG GTGAGCCCCTTCATCAACGAGAACACCAGGCAGAAGTTCCTCATTTACAGCGGCAACAACTATCAAGGGCCCGGGGGGCTCGTGGACTATCTCGACAAAGACGTGATCCCAGACTTCCTCGGAGGAGAATGCGTG TGTAATGTTCCTGAGGGGGGACTTGTCCCCAAATCGCTGTATCAAACCGACGAGGAGCCCGAAACCTCCGACCACATCCGCCTCTGGACAGAAACAATCTATCACTCTGCGAGTATCTTCAAAGGAGCTCCCCACGAG ATAGTCGTCGAGATCCTGGAAGGCGAGTCGGTCATCACGTGGGACTTTGACATCCTGAAGGGGGACGTGGCGTTCAGCCTCTTCCACTCCAAGCGCGCCCCGGAGACGAGCCGGAAGGAGGCTGCCGTGGCCAGCACTTTGTCCACCGGGGAGAACGTGCAGCTGATCGGCAAGAGCTGGGCGCTGGGGGTGGACTACAGCCGCGTGGAGTCCCCGCTGGTCTGCCGGGAGGGCGAGAGCATCCAG GGTTCCCACGTGACTCGCTGGCCCGGCTTCTACATCCTCCAGTGGAAAATGCACAGCCCCGTGGCCTGTGCCGGGAGCAGCCTTTCCCGGGTGGACGACGTCTTAGCCTCCCTGCAGGTCTCTAACCACAAGTGCAAGATGATGTATTACTATGAGGTGCTcgcctccaaggagttcag GGGGTCCATGTCAAGCCTGGAGTCCTGCCACAGCGGATTTTCCCAACTCAGCGGCGCGACGACCTCTTCCAACCAATCGCAGAGCAGCTCGCTCATTTCCAGATAA